A single window of Streptomyces cathayae DNA harbors:
- the tuf gene encoding elongation factor Tu gives MAKAKFERTKPHVNIGTIGHIDHGKTTLTAAITKVLHDAYPDLNEASAFDMIDKAPEERQRGITISISHVEYQTEQRHYAHVDCPGHADYIKNMITGAAQMDGAILVVAATDGPMPQTKEHVLLARQVGVPYIVVALNKADMVDDEEILELVELEVRELLSEYEFPGDDVPVVKVSALKALEGDKEWGNSVLELMKAVDEAIPQPERDVDKPFLMPVEDVFTITGRGTVVTGRIERGVLKVNETVDIIGIKQDKTTTTVTGIEMFRKLLDEGQAGENVGLLLRGIKREDVERGQVIIKPGSVTPHTEFEAQAYILSKDEGGRHTPFFNNYRPQFYFRTTDVTGVVTLPEGTEMVMPGDNTEMSVQLIQPIAMEEGLKFAIREGGRTVGAGQVTKINK, from the coding sequence GTGGCGAAGGCGAAGTTCGAGCGGACTAAGCCGCACGTCAACATCGGCACCATCGGTCACATCGACCACGGTAAGACGACCCTCACGGCCGCCATTACCAAGGTGCTGCACGACGCGTACCCGGACCTGAACGAGGCCTCGGCCTTCGACATGATCGACAAGGCGCCCGAGGAGCGCCAGCGTGGTATCACGATCTCGATCTCGCACGTCGAGTACCAGACCGAGCAGCGTCACTACGCCCACGTCGACTGCCCCGGTCACGCGGACTACATCAAGAACATGATCACGGGTGCGGCGCAGATGGACGGCGCCATCCTCGTGGTCGCCGCGACCGACGGCCCGATGCCGCAGACCAAGGAGCACGTCCTCCTGGCCCGCCAGGTCGGCGTTCCGTACATCGTCGTCGCCCTGAACAAGGCCGACATGGTGGACGACGAGGAGATCCTGGAGCTCGTCGAGCTCGAGGTCCGTGAGCTCCTCTCCGAGTACGAGTTCCCGGGCGACGACGTTCCCGTCGTCAAGGTCTCCGCTCTGAAGGCCCTCGAGGGCGACAAGGAGTGGGGCAACTCGGTCCTCGAGCTCATGAAGGCCGTGGACGAGGCCATCCCGCAGCCCGAGCGTGACGTCGACAAGCCGTTCCTCATGCCGGTCGAGGACGTCTTCACGATCACCGGTCGCGGTACGGTCGTCACCGGCCGTATCGAGCGTGGTGTCCTGAAGGTCAACGAGACCGTCGACATCATCGGTATCAAGCAGGACAAGACCACCACCACGGTCACCGGTATCGAGATGTTCCGGAAGCTGCTCGACGAGGGCCAGGCCGGTGAGAACGTCGGTCTGCTGCTCCGCGGCATCAAGCGCGAGGACGTCGAGCGCGGCCAGGTCATCATCAAGCCCGGTTCGGTCACCCCGCACACCGAGTTCGAGGCCCAGGCCTACATCCTGTCGAAGGACGAGGGTGGCCGTCACACCCCCTTCTTCAACAACTACCGCCCGCAGTTCTACTTCCGTACGACGGACGTGACCGGCGTCGTGACCCTCCCCGAGGGCACCGAGATGGTCATGCCGGGTGACAACACCGAGATGTCGGTGCAGCTCATCCAGCCCATCGCCATGGAAGAGGGCCTGAAGTTCGCCATCCGTGAGGGTGGACGGACCGTGGGCGCCGGCCAGGTCACCAAGATCAACAAGTAA
- the fusA gene encoding elongation factor G, protein MATTSLDLAKVRNIGIMAHIDAGKTTTTERILFYTGVSYKIGETHEGSATMDWMEQEQERGITITSAATTCHWPLEDNDYTINIIDTPGHVDFTVEVERSLRVLDGAVTVFDGVAGVEPQSETVWRQADRYGVPRICFVNKLDRTGADFHRCVGMIKDRLGAQPLVMQLPIGAEADFNGVVDLVRMKALVWSAEAAKGEMYDVVDIPATHTEAAEEWHGKLIEAVAENDEEIMELYLEGQEPTQEQLHAAIRRITIASGKSTDTTITPVFCGTAFKNKGVQPLLDAVVRYLPTPLDIEAIEGHDVKDPEVVITRKPSVDEPLSALAFKIASDPHLGKLTYVRVYSGRLVSGTAVLNSVKGKKERIGKIYRMHANKREEIESVTAGDIVAVMGLKQTTTGETLSDDKNPVILESMDFPAPVIQVAIEPKSKGDQEKLGVAIQRLAEEDPSFQVHSDEETGQTIIGGMGELHLEVLVDRMRREFKVEANVGKPQVAYRETIRKAVERVDYTHKKQTGGTGQFAKVQIAIEPIEGGDTSYEFVNKVTGGRVPKEYIPSVDAGAQEAMQFGILAGYEMTGVRVTLLDGGYHEVDSSELAFKIAGSQAFKEAARKASPVLLEPMMAVEVTTPEDYMGEVIGDINSRRGQIQAMEERAGARVVKGLVPLSEMFGYVGDLRSKTSGRASYSMQFDSYAEVPRNVAEEIIAKAKGE, encoded by the coding sequence ATGGCTACCACTTCACTTGACCTGGCCAAGGTCCGCAACATCGGGATCATGGCCCACATCGACGCGGGCAAGACGACCACCACCGAGCGGATCCTGTTCTACACCGGCGTGTCGTACAAGATCGGCGAGACCCACGAGGGTTCCGCCACGATGGACTGGATGGAGCAGGAGCAGGAGCGTGGCATCACGATCACCTCTGCTGCGACCACCTGCCACTGGCCGCTCGAGGACAACGACTACACGATCAACATCATCGACACCCCGGGGCACGTCGACTTCACCGTAGAGGTGGAGCGTTCCCTGCGAGTGCTCGACGGTGCCGTGACCGTGTTCGACGGTGTCGCCGGTGTCGAGCCGCAGTCCGAGACGGTGTGGCGTCAGGCCGACCGTTACGGCGTGCCGCGTATCTGCTTCGTCAACAAGCTGGACCGTACCGGCGCGGACTTCCACCGCTGTGTCGGCATGATCAAGGACCGCCTGGGTGCGCAGCCGCTGGTCATGCAGCTGCCGATCGGTGCCGAGGCCGACTTCAACGGCGTCGTGGACCTGGTCCGCATGAAGGCGCTCGTGTGGTCCGCCGAGGCCGCCAAGGGCGAGATGTACGACGTCGTCGACATCCCGGCCACGCACACCGAGGCCGCCGAGGAGTGGCACGGCAAGCTGATCGAGGCCGTCGCGGAGAACGACGAAGAGATCATGGAGCTGTACCTGGAGGGCCAGGAGCCCACCCAGGAGCAGCTGCACGCCGCGATCCGTCGCATCACCATCGCGTCCGGCAAGTCCACCGACACCACCATCACCCCGGTGTTCTGCGGCACCGCGTTCAAGAACAAGGGCGTTCAGCCCCTGCTCGACGCGGTCGTGCGCTACCTCCCGACCCCGCTCGACATCGAGGCCATCGAGGGCCACGACGTCAAGGACCCCGAGGTCGTGATCACGCGCAAGCCGTCCGTGGACGAGCCGCTGTCGGCCCTCGCGTTCAAGATCGCGAGTGACCCGCACCTCGGCAAGCTCACCTACGTCCGGGTCTACTCGGGCCGCCTGGTGTCCGGCACCGCCGTGCTGAACTCCGTCAAGGGCAAGAAGGAGCGCATCGGCAAGATCTACCGCATGCACGCCAACAAGCGTGAGGAGATCGAGTCGGTGACCGCCGGCGACATCGTCGCCGTCATGGGCCTGAAGCAGACCACCACCGGTGAGACGCTGTCCGACGACAAGAACCCGGTGATCCTGGAGTCCATGGACTTCCCGGCGCCGGTCATCCAGGTCGCCATCGAGCCCAAGTCGAAGGGTGACCAGGAGAAGCTGGGCGTCGCGATCCAGCGCCTGGCCGAGGAGGACCCCTCCTTCCAGGTCCACTCGGACGAGGAGACCGGCCAGACCATCATCGGCGGTATGGGCGAGCTGCACCTCGAGGTGCTGGTCGACCGTATGCGCCGTGAGTTCAAGGTCGAGGCCAACGTCGGCAAGCCGCAGGTCGCCTACCGCGAGACGATCCGCAAGGCCGTCGAGCGCGTGGACTACACCCACAAGAAGCAGACCGGTGGTACCGGTCAGTTCGCCAAGGTGCAGATCGCGATCGAGCCCATCGAGGGCGGCGACACCTCGTACGAGTTCGTGAACAAGGTGACCGGTGGCCGTGTGCCGAAGGAGTACATTCCTTCGGTGGACGCCGGTGCGCAGGAGGCCATGCAGTTCGGTATCCTCGCCGGCTACGAGATGACGGGCGTCCGCGTCACGCTTCTCGACGGTGGCTACCACGAGGTGGACTCCTCCGAGCTCGCGTTCAAGATCGCCGGCTCGCAGGCCTTCAAGGAGGCCGCGCGCAAGGCTTCGCCCGTGCTCCTCGAGCCGATGATGGCCGTCGAGGTCACCACGCCCGAGGACTACATGGGTGAGGTCATCGGCGACATCAACTCCCGCCGTGGCCAGATCCAGGCCATGGAGGAGCGGGCCGGTGCTCGCGTCGTGAAGGGCCTCGTGCCCCTTTCGGAGATGTTCGGCTACGTCGGGGACCTCCGCAGCAAGACGTCGGGTCGCGCAAGCTACTCGATGCAGTTCGACTCCTACGCCGAGGTTCCGCGGAACGTCGCCGAGGAGATCATCGCGAAGGCCAAGGGCGAGTAA
- the rpsG gene encoding 30S ribosomal protein S7, producing the protein MPRKGPAPKRPVIIDPVYGSPLVTSLINKVLLNGKRSTAERIVYGAMEGLREKTGNDPVITLKRALENIKPTLEVKSRRVGGATYQVPIEVKPGRANTLALRWLVGYSRARREKTMTERLLNELLDASNGLGAAVKKREDTHKMAESNKAFAHYRW; encoded by the coding sequence ATGCCTCGTAAGGGCCCCGCCCCGAAGCGCCCGGTCATCATCGACCCGGTCTACGGTTCTCCTCTGGTGACCTCCCTGATCAACAAGGTGCTGCTGAACGGCAAGCGCTCCACCGCCGAGCGCATCGTCTACGGCGCCATGGAGGGCCTTCGCGAGAAGACCGGCAACGACCCGGTCATCACGCTGAAGCGCGCTCTCGAGAACATCAAGCCGACCCTCGAGGTCAAGTCCCGCCGTGTCGGTGGCGCCACGTACCAGGTTCCGATCGAGGTCAAGCCCGGTCGTGCCAACACCCTGGCGCTGCGCTGGCTGGTCGGTTACTCCCGCGCCCGTCGCGAGAAGACCATGACCGAGCGTCTGCTCAACGAGCTCCTCGACGCCTCCAACGGCCTCGGTGCCGCTGTGAAGAAGCGCGAGGACACGCACAAGATGGCCGAGTCCAACAAGGCCTTCGCGCACTACCGCTGGTAG
- the rpsL gene encoding 30S ribosomal protein S12, with protein MPTIQQLVRKGRQDKVEKNKTPALEGSPQRRGVCTRVFTTTPKKPNSALRKVARVRLTSGIEVTAYIPGEGHNLQEHSIVLVRGGRVKDLPGVRYKIIRGSLDTQGVKNRKQARSRYGAKKEK; from the coding sequence GTGCCTACGATCCAGCAGCTGGTCCGTAAGGGCCGGCAGGACAAGGTCGAGAAGAACAAGACGCCCGCACTCGAGGGTTCCCCTCAGCGTCGTGGCGTCTGCACGCGTGTGTTCACCACCACCCCGAAGAAGCCGAACTCGGCCCTCCGTAAGGTCGCGCGTGTGCGTCTGACCAGCGGTATCGAGGTCACTGCTTACATTCCGGGTGAGGGGCACAACCTGCAGGAGCACTCCATCGTGCTCGTGCGCGGCGGCCGTGTGAAGGACCTGCCGGGTGTTCGCTACAAGATCATCCGTGGCTCCCTCGACACCCAGGGTGTCAAGAACCGCAAGCAGGCCCGCAGCCGCTACGGCGCCAAGAAGGAGAAGTAA
- a CDS encoding DUF1707 and DUF4190 domain-containing protein produces MSQSPYPSWQPWQGRGAPQPWGGPGGPQQGGPPMLASHADRERTVDVLRAGYAEGRLDQQELERRVARAYQARTVADLSLLVADLPQGPVPQTAVVQQHVPMAPATFLPRQKTNDKAIGSMVCGVLCLATGGVTGIPAVVLGHMARAEIRRTGEQGDGLAVAGLVLGWLSTAGWAAFLFLLIMFGVASG; encoded by the coding sequence GTGTCGCAGTCGCCGTATCCGTCGTGGCAGCCCTGGCAGGGGCGAGGCGCTCCGCAGCCGTGGGGTGGACCGGGTGGGCCGCAGCAGGGCGGGCCGCCGATGCTGGCCTCGCACGCGGACCGGGAGCGCACCGTGGACGTGCTCCGGGCCGGGTACGCGGAGGGCCGTCTGGACCAGCAGGAGCTCGAGCGGCGGGTGGCGCGGGCCTATCAGGCCCGTACGGTGGCGGATCTCTCGCTGCTGGTGGCCGATCTGCCGCAGGGCCCCGTGCCGCAGACCGCGGTGGTGCAGCAGCACGTCCCCATGGCGCCGGCGACGTTCCTGCCCCGGCAGAAGACCAACGACAAGGCGATCGGGTCGATGGTGTGCGGGGTGCTGTGCCTGGCGACGGGCGGGGTGACCGGCATCCCGGCCGTGGTGCTGGGGCACATGGCCCGTGCGGAGATCCGGCGCACGGGGGAGCAGGGGGACGGGCTCGCGGTGGCCGGACTGGTGCTCGGCTGGCTGTCCACGGCCGGCTGGGCCGCTTTCCTGTTCCTTCTGATCATGTTCGGTGTCGCGTCGGGCTGA